Within Cyanobacterium stanieri LEGE 03274, the genomic segment AGGTAAATATTAGTATGATTTTTTATAGTGCCAAAGAGGTTATCTGTTATGCGGTAAGGGATATTACGGAAAGAAAAATATCTGAGGAGATGTTACGTTACCAAGCATCCCATGATTTATTGACTAAGTTGGGTAATCGTAATTTCTTTAATGAACAATTATACAAGGCGATCGCCAATGCCAGTACCTATGAGCAAAAAATCGCCATATTATTTATTGATTTAGATCGTTTCAAGAATATCAATGATACCTTAGGGCATCACATTGGAGATCAATTTTTACAAAGTGTAGCCAAAAGACTAGAAAAAAGTTTACGAAATGTAGATTTTATCGCTAGATGGGGGGGAGATGAATTTACGATATTATTATCTAACATCAAAACCAGTGACGAAGTAGCAAAGGTAGCCCAAAGAATTTTAGACAGTGTAAAAAAACCTATTCAAATTTTAGAGTTTCAATTATATGCCAGTTTGAGTATAGGTATTGCTATTTATCCCCAAGATGGAGATAACCCCGATACTTTATTAAAAAATGCCGATGTCGCCTTATATCGCACTAAGGAGTTAGGGGGGAATAGCTATCAATATTATCAACCTTTCATGAATCAACAACATACTGAGTTGTTACAAATGGAAAGTTATCTATATGATGCCCTCACAAATAAAGAATTTGAATTATATTACCAACCGCAAATAGATATTACTAAACAAAAAATTGTCGGAATGGAAGCCTTAATTCGTTGGAATCATCCTTTACTTGGTAGAGTTGCGCCCAATAATTTTATCCCTATTGCTGAGGAAACAGGATTAATCGCCCCCATCGGGGAATGGGTAATAGAAGAATCTTGTCGTCAAAATAGCATATGGCATGATTTAGGTTATGGTGATTTAAAGGTTGCTGTTAATATTTCTGCTAGGCAATTTCAACATAAAAATCTTGTTTATACCATCGCTAATATTCTGACTAAAAATGGTTTATCTCCTCAATTTTTAGAAGTGGAAATTACGGAGAGTAGTATTATTCAAAATCCTGATTTAGCGAAAAAAATTCTTACCCAATTAGATGAATTAGGTATAGTGGTAGCCATGGATGATTTTGGCACGGGTTATTCTTCTTTGGGATATTTAAAAAAGTTTCCTTTTTCTAAGATAAAAATTGACCAAAGTTTTGTCAGGGAGTTGAAAAATAAACAGGAAGATTTGGCGATTATTTCGGCGGTGGTAATTCTTGGTAGGGGAATGAATTTACAGGTAGTGGCAGAGGGCATCGAAAATGCCCAACAACTTAAATTGTTACGGGATTTAAATTGCACCACAATGCAGGGTTACTATTTTGGTAAACCGATGAATGCGAAAGAGGCTACTTGTTTTTTGGGGGAAGGGTTGAGGGGAAATAAGAATTAATCATGGATAGTTATTCTTGGTATTTTTTGCTCATTTTGTAAAGAAATGTGAATATAATGTTAAGTTTTGCCAAAAGTATTGCTTATGCTGACCAAAAATCGATTTTTTTTTGTAAAGTTATTTACAATTCTTGATGATCAAAATGCTTAATTCATTGTATAAATGACTTGTCAGTTTAATAAAACTGAAACCATAGCAAAAACACCTTTTATAACCTGATATGGAAAGGAAAAAAATATAAAGTCCTTACCTATCAAGACTTACACCATTTTATTATCTACCAATTAACAAGATGTTTTTTGATTAGTCACAGGCTGATTAAACAGATACTTGTAAACAAGATGTAAAGTTTTGTAACAAAACTTAAAAATAGATTAATCCACATACATAGGAGAAACATAAATGTCTTTAGAAAGAAGCGCTAACTTAGGCTTAAGTTTTTATGAAGAAGACAATATCATTGAAAGAAAGCCCAATGATTCTGATGAGCGCACTAATCAAATTATCAACGCTGTATATCGTCAGGTGTTGGGTAATTCTTATGTGATGAAAAGTGAGCGAGTGATTAATGCGGAGTCTCGTTTTCGTAATCGTCAGTTGAATGTCAGGGAATTAGTACGGGCGATCGCCAATTCTGATGCTTATCGTCGTCGTTTCTTTGAAACCTGCCCCCGTTATCGTTTTACGGAGTTAAATTTTAAACATCTTTTGGGGCGCACCCCTGAAAACCAAGATGAGATGAGATTTCATAGTGATATTCTTGATAACTACGGTTATGAGACTGATATAAATGCTTATATCGATAGTGAAGAATATACTGAAGCCTTTGGGGATGACATTGTACCCTATTTCCGTGGCTATAAAACCGATAACAATCGCACCATGGTGGAATTTACCCATAGTTTTGCGATGTTGCGCGGTGTGGCTAGTAGTGATTATGGTGCAAATTTAACTTCCCCTGTCATCCATAAAAATGTTTTAACTCAAACTCCTATCTCCATCAAACCTCCTTCTGGGGGCGCTGCCGGTGATGGTTGGGCATTCCAAGGCACTCCCCTTGATTCTGCTACCCGTCAGGGGGTTGGCGCTGATGAGGATGGAAGAATTTTCCGTGTGGAGGTGACTGGTTATCGTGCTAAAACTTTTAATCGGATACCTAAATTCTCTCGTCCTAACAAAGTTCACATGGTTTCTTATAGTCAGTTATCTGAATTGTATCAAAGAATTCATAAGCAAGGTGCGGCGATCGCATCTATTACACCCATTAACTAACTTTTAATAACTTAAGGATAACTGATGATTAATAAAAAATAACTATTAATTATTGGTTATCCTGTTTTTTGTTAACTAGATTATAGTCTCCAAGCATTTTTTTTGAAACTGAACGTATTATAATGAGAGTCTCGAATAAGGATAAAAAAATTAGTCAATCCACAGCAATTCGTAAACTGCAAACATGGATAAAAAGTAAACATCTTATTTGTAGCGGAAGTTTTTTTATTCTTGAAACGGTGGAATATTCGATGATAGAAAGATTTGAAACTTTTATCAGAGTATTAGGAGGCACACTCATCACCGTTGATTCGAGTAAAAGAGTCTTAATCGGTAATCATCGCAAAGTAATTCTCTATCAAGCCAAAGCAAGTTTGCATACTCCTCACCATGACTTAAGAGATTA encodes:
- a CDS encoding EAL domain-containing protein, whose amino-acid sequence is MVAFSQDSQHRITIEYDNQQKLIILNNQVYSIGRHSSNTIVIHHPTISRYHCTILPVKYKENRGKKVFWIIDGDLKGNRSANGLYINGNKCLSHELKCGDSIGIGGQKVLLSYDLINPNRDDDEEEETQPLITNTFVKDDVLKIEERDTLIQDTYSESTPTKFRKERLYLIKEILRLIHSEKDKLAYGIIEIDLKGIIIKTNNFFEQYFANLLVNPEDNPFLTNLVEEVNKKQEQIFIREVTYDSHRYTQSAYLSDDDIIISHIFEFTHHNQVEKALQESEEKYRAVVRQISEGIVLVDPITKEILEANSAYCDLTGYRGEDILSLKIYDLMAVDKEIIDSIIDKIHHYRLDLVQESLHRCQDGSLLPVEVNISMIFYSAKEVICYAVRDITERKISEEMLRYQASHDLLTKLGNRNFFNEQLYKAIANASTYEQKIAILFIDLDRFKNINDTLGHHIGDQFLQSVAKRLEKSLRNVDFIARWGGDEFTILLSNIKTSDEVAKVAQRILDSVKKPIQILEFQLYASLSIGIAIYPQDGDNPDTLLKNADVALYRTKELGGNSYQYYQPFMNQQHTELLQMESYLYDALTNKEFELYYQPQIDITKQKIVGMEALIRWNHPLLGRVAPNNFIPIAEETGLIAPIGEWVIEESCRQNSIWHDLGYGDLKVAVNISARQFQHKNLVYTIANILTKNGLSPQFLEVEITESSIIQNPDLAKKILTQLDELGIVVAMDDFGTGYSSLGYLKKFPFSKIKIDQSFVRELKNKQEDLAIISAVVILGRGMNLQVVAEGIENAQQLKLLRDLNCTTMQGYYFGKPMNAKEATCFLGEGLRGNKN
- a CDS encoding phycobilisome linker polypeptide: MSLERSANLGLSFYEEDNIIERKPNDSDERTNQIINAVYRQVLGNSYVMKSERVINAESRFRNRQLNVRELVRAIANSDAYRRRFFETCPRYRFTELNFKHLLGRTPENQDEMRFHSDILDNYGYETDINAYIDSEEYTEAFGDDIVPYFRGYKTDNNRTMVEFTHSFAMLRGVASSDYGANLTSPVIHKNVLTQTPISIKPPSGGAAGDGWAFQGTPLDSATRQGVGADEDGRIFRVEVTGYRAKTFNRIPKFSRPNKVHMVSYSQLSELYQRIHKQGAAIASITPIN